The following are encoded in a window of Pseudomonas sp. JQ170C genomic DNA:
- the rarD gene encoding EamA family transporter RarD: MDTRTPNATLGFVLNILASVLFAVMYAYTHLLQDLGGEEIYGWRILLTVPCLTLMVIASGHWHEVRRLFARVLRERLFWAVRLLSAALLGVQLWLFMWAPINGYGLDVSLGYFLMPLTMVIVGRLAFNDSISRLQLLACALAALGVINQIAIAQAITWPVLAVGLGYPLYFWLRRVSDSNTMGGLWFDMSLSLPVSLLLVLKGGVVLGVAGSGSSLPWLVMGLGAISASALALQALSGPRLNLTLFGLLIYVEPVLLVLASVLLGETIAPAQWPTYIAIWLAVLVLVLEGTMSLGSRRRGYSPSRCSREGG; encoded by the coding sequence ATGGACACTCGCACCCCCAATGCCACCCTTGGCTTTGTGCTCAATATTCTCGCCTCGGTGCTGTTCGCGGTGATGTACGCCTATACCCACTTGCTGCAAGACCTGGGCGGTGAGGAAATCTACGGCTGGCGCATCCTGCTGACGGTGCCTTGCCTGACCCTGATGGTGATCGCCAGCGGCCATTGGCACGAGGTACGCCGCCTGTTTGCGCGGGTGCTTCGGGAACGGCTGTTCTGGGCCGTGCGCCTGTTGTCGGCGGCGTTGCTCGGTGTGCAGTTGTGGTTGTTCATGTGGGCACCGATCAATGGCTATGGCCTGGATGTGTCGCTTGGCTATTTTCTGATGCCGCTGACCATGGTCATTGTCGGTCGTCTGGCCTTCAACGACAGCATCAGCCGCCTGCAACTGCTGGCGTGCGCGTTGGCGGCGCTGGGTGTCATCAACCAGATTGCCATCGCCCAGGCCATTACCTGGCCGGTGCTGGCGGTGGGGTTGGGCTACCCGCTGTACTTCTGGCTGCGCCGGGTCAGCGACAGCAACACCATGGGCGGGTTGTGGTTCGACATGAGCCTGAGCCTGCCGGTCAGCCTGCTGCTGGTGCTCAAGGGCGGGGTGGTGCTGGGTGTGGCCGGTAGTGGTTCGAGTTTGCCCTGGCTGGTGATGGGGCTGGGTGCGATCAGTGCCTCGGCCCTGGCGTTGCAGGCGCTGTCGGGACCGCGCCTGAACCTGACCCTGTTCGGCCTGTTGATCTACGTTGAGCCGGTGTTGCTGGTGCTGGCTTCGGTGCTGCTGGGCGAGACCATCGCCCCCGCGCAATGGCCGACGTACATTGCCATCTGGCTGGCAGTGCTGGTGCTGGTGCTGGAAGGGACGATGAGCCTGGGTAGCCGCCGTCGCGGTTACTCGCCCAGCCGCTGCTCCCGAGAAGGCGGATAG
- a CDS encoding Lrp/AsnC family transcriptional regulator — protein MNTALDDFDLALLDALQQDNSLPLRELAERVHLSTASVQRRIQRLKKTGSIQANTAVIDPEKVGQVITLMVEIHADRTQSADLEVMKRTFSGPEIQQCYYVTGDADFMLVLTVASMSEFQALTQRLFHDNPNVKWFRTIVVLERVKSTLHVPLTRP, from the coding sequence ATGAACACTGCGCTAGACGACTTCGACCTTGCCCTGCTCGACGCCCTGCAACAGGACAACAGCCTGCCCCTGCGCGAACTGGCCGAGCGGGTACACCTGTCCACGGCATCGGTACAACGGCGCATACAGCGGCTGAAAAAGACCGGCTCCATCCAGGCCAATACGGCGGTGATCGACCCGGAAAAAGTCGGCCAGGTAATCACCTTGATGGTCGAGATACACGCCGATCGCACCCAGTCGGCGGACCTTGAAGTGATGAAACGCACCTTCTCGGGGCCGGAAATCCAGCAGTGCTACTACGTCACCGGTGACGCCGACTTCATGCTGGTGCTGACGGTGGCGAGCATGAGCGAGTTCCAGGCCCTCACCCAGCGCCTGTTCCACGATAACCCCAATGTGAAATGGTTCAGGACCATCGTGGTGCTGGAGCGGGTCAAGTCGACGTTACACGTGCCCCTGACCCGCCCGTAG
- a CDS encoding FAD/FMN-containing dehydrogenase — translation MKYPIVLLLSLMPLLAQAVEVGERLAPWTLQDQHDQAYSLNDQTRILLVARTMDGAKLVKAALADRPKGYLEERNAVFVADIQRMPALISKLFAIPAMRDYSYRVLLDREGSVATRYAGAEDKVLWLQLDKGQVVAQREYATAQELRQALGQD, via the coding sequence GTGAAATACCCGATAGTGTTGCTGTTGAGCCTGATGCCGCTGCTGGCCCAGGCGGTTGAAGTGGGCGAGCGCCTGGCGCCTTGGACGTTGCAGGACCAGCATGACCAGGCCTACAGCCTCAACGACCAGACCCGCATCTTGCTGGTGGCGCGCACGATGGATGGCGCCAAGCTGGTCAAGGCGGCCCTGGCTGATCGCCCCAAGGGGTATCTGGAGGAACGCAATGCGGTGTTTGTTGCCGACATCCAGCGCATGCCGGCGTTGATCTCCAAACTCTTCGCCATCCCGGCCATGCGCGACTACAGCTACCGCGTGCTGCTCGATCGTGAGGGCAGCGTGGCCACGCGCTACGCGGGTGCCGAAGACAAGGTGCTGTGGTTGCAGCTGGACAAGGGGCAGGTCGTGGCCCAGCGTGAGTACGCTACGGCGCAGGAGCTGCGTCAGGCGCTGGGACAGGACTGA
- a CDS encoding DASS family sodium-coupled anion symporter, whose translation MSSSASAPDAQTTRVRVPIGLLVGIAAMIGVLLLPLPADLPVAGQRVLAILAFAVVVWISEAVSYEASAIMITSLMAFLLGTAPTVADPSVTYGSSAAISLALTGFSNSALALVVGALFIAAAMTHTGLDRRIALVTLSSVGVSTRRILLGAVAVTILLSLVVPSATARSACVVPIMMGVIAAFGVDKRSNIAAGIMIIVAQGTSIWNIGIQTAAAQNLLTVGFMDKMLGARVSWIDWLIAGAPWAVIMSAVLIFVVLKMMPPESDSIPGGKAAVSKTLAELGPMSGAQKRLLAVSVLLLLAWATEGKLHHFDTTSTTYAGLVILLLPHLGVMTWKDVQARIPWGTVIVFGVGISLGTTLLTTQAGQWLGAQVVAHTGLDQLGTLGVFAILAAFLILIHLGFASATALTSALLPILISVLQTLPGDFSRLGMTMALGFVVSYGFILPINAPQNMVCLGTETFSARQFARVGILITLIGYLLMLVFAATWWKWLGWM comes from the coding sequence ATGAGTTCGTCGGCCAGCGCACCGGATGCGCAAACCACCCGAGTGAGGGTTCCAATCGGCTTGCTGGTGGGGATCGCCGCCATGATCGGCGTACTCCTGTTGCCGCTGCCCGCCGACCTGCCGGTGGCCGGGCAGCGGGTGCTGGCGATCCTGGCATTTGCCGTGGTGGTGTGGATCAGCGAGGCGGTGTCGTACGAAGCCAGCGCAATCATGATCACCTCGCTGATGGCCTTTTTGCTGGGTACCGCGCCGACCGTGGCCGACCCCTCGGTGACCTATGGCTCCTCGGCCGCCATCAGCCTGGCGCTGACCGGGTTCTCCAACAGCGCCCTGGCCCTGGTGGTGGGTGCGCTGTTCATCGCCGCGGCCATGACCCACACCGGACTGGACCGGCGTATCGCCCTCGTGACGCTTTCAAGCGTTGGCGTCAGTACCCGGCGCATTCTGCTTGGCGCGGTGGCGGTGACCATCCTGCTGAGCCTGGTGGTGCCCAGCGCCACGGCGCGCAGTGCCTGTGTAGTGCCGATCATGATGGGGGTGATTGCCGCGTTTGGTGTCGACAAACGCTCCAACATCGCCGCCGGGATCATGATCATCGTGGCCCAGGGCACCAGTATCTGGAACATCGGCATCCAGACTGCCGCGGCGCAGAACCTGCTTACAGTGGGCTTCATGGACAAGATGCTCGGTGCCCGGGTGTCGTGGATCGACTGGCTGATTGCAGGCGCCCCGTGGGCGGTGATCATGTCGGCGGTACTGATCTTTGTGGTACTCAAGATGATGCCGCCCGAGAGTGACAGCATCCCCGGTGGCAAGGCCGCGGTGAGCAAGACCCTGGCCGAACTCGGTCCCATGAGCGGGGCGCAGAAGCGCTTGCTGGCGGTGTCGGTCCTGCTGTTGCTGGCCTGGGCCACGGAGGGCAAGCTGCATCACTTCGATACCACTTCGACCACTTATGCAGGCCTGGTGATTCTGCTGTTGCCGCACCTTGGGGTAATGACCTGGAAAGACGTACAGGCACGCATTCCGTGGGGCACGGTGATTGTCTTCGGGGTCGGCATCAGCCTGGGTACCACCTTGCTGACCACCCAGGCCGGGCAATGGCTCGGCGCGCAGGTGGTGGCCCACACCGGGCTGGATCAACTGGGCACCCTGGGCGTGTTCGCGATCCTGGCGGCGTTCCTGATTCTGATTCACTTGGGGTTTGCCAGTGCCACGGCGCTGACCTCGGCGCTGCTGCCGATCCTGATCTCGGTGTTGCAGACCTTGCCGGGTGACTTCAGTCGCCTGGGCATGACCATGGCCCTGGGCTTTGTGGTCAGCTATGGCTTCATCCTGCCGATCAATGCCCCGCAGAACATGGTGTGCCTGGGCACCGAAACTTTCAGTGCCAGGCAGTTCGCCCGCGTCGGGATACTGATCACCTTGATCGGGTATCTGCTGATGCTGGTGTTTGCGGCGACCTGGTGGAAATGGCTGGGGTGGATGTAG
- a CDS encoding group II truncated hemoglobin, producing the protein MNSPAFGTGDASYQAAGGIDGLRRLVDDFYRLMDQTPNARPVRQMHPDNLDGSRDKLACFLSGWLGGPALFRERYGSIAIPAFHAQWPIEQSHSDIWLSCMEQAIALQGYSPEFADYLLRQLRVPAERIVQASRNRHAQA; encoded by the coding sequence ATGAACAGTCCCGCATTCGGCACCGGCGATGCCTCCTACCAGGCCGCCGGCGGTATCGACGGCCTGCGCCGCCTGGTCGATGACTTCTACCGCCTGATGGACCAGACCCCAAACGCCCGCCCGGTGCGCCAGATGCACCCGGACAACCTCGACGGCTCGCGGGACAAACTGGCCTGTTTTCTCAGTGGCTGGCTCGGCGGCCCGGCGCTGTTTCGCGAACGCTATGGCTCGATCGCCATCCCGGCCTTCCATGCCCAATGGCCGATCGAACAATCCCACAGTGATATCTGGTTGAGCTGCATGGAGCAGGCCATTGCGCTGCAGGGCTACTCGCCCGAGTTCGCCGACTACCTGCTACGCCAGTTGCGCGTGCCGGCCGAGCGCATTGTCCAGGCCAGCCGCAACCGCCACGCTCAGGCCTGA
- a CDS encoding YbjQ family protein, whose amino-acid sequence MIVTTTGTVEGRQIVAYLDVVSAESVQGINVVRDVFASFRDFFGGRSQTLESALKEARIQATDEIKARARSLQADAVVGLDYEISMPSSRGGMVVVFVTGTAVKLR is encoded by the coding sequence ATGATTGTCACCACCACAGGCACCGTCGAAGGCCGTCAGATCGTCGCCTACCTGGATGTGGTCAGCGCCGAGTCGGTCCAGGGCATCAACGTGGTGCGCGATGTGTTCGCCAGCTTTCGCGACTTTTTCGGCGGCCGCTCGCAAACCCTGGAAAGTGCCTTGAAGGAGGCCCGCATCCAGGCCACAGACGAGATCAAGGCCCGGGCCCGCAGCTTGCAGGCCGACGCGGTAGTGGGGCTGGATTACGAGATCAGCATGCCGTCGTCTCGGGGCGGCATGGTCGTGGTGTTCGTCACCGGTACCGCAGTCAAGCTTCGATAA
- a CDS encoding MFS transporter encodes MSSTPPPQSASWAQLLKGRNALRSIALAGGVGLHAINVYIVTTILPTVIADIGGLAFYAWSTTLFVVTSIIGSTLSAQLLERLGARRAFLLALLVFAAGSALCAAAPSMTVLLAGRSVQGFGGGILFALSYALIRLVFDEALWPRAMAMVSGMWGVATLCGPAIGGVFAELGHWRWAFWSLLPVVALLALIVIQQLHSTVVNPAARSRPPYGLIACLVVSVLVVSTASLSSQLLWNLLGMGAGVAIAVLIARLDRNPERRLLPTGAYSLGTRLGVLYGMMCLLITAMTTEIFVPYFLQQIHGLGPLAAGYMTAAMAAGWTLGALYGAGRTGESAERLMRAGPAVIVAAMLALALTTPQANWLHSTAGVASYCLALAGVGLGIGLGWPHLLARVLSAARPGEENLASASITTVQLYATALAAALAGLVSNGAGLVDPGGAVGAQHAATWLFGVFALAPVLTLLLVWRITGTPTKSLA; translated from the coding sequence ATGTCCTCTACCCCTCCCCCTCAGAGCGCCTCCTGGGCGCAACTGCTCAAGGGCCGCAATGCCCTGCGCTCGATTGCCCTGGCCGGTGGCGTGGGGTTGCATGCGATCAACGTCTACATCGTCACCACGATCCTGCCGACGGTGATTGCCGACATCGGCGGCCTGGCCTTTTATGCCTGGAGCACCACGTTGTTCGTGGTCACCTCGATCATCGGCTCCACCCTCTCGGCGCAATTGCTCGAACGCCTCGGCGCCCGGCGCGCGTTCCTGCTGGCGCTGCTGGTGTTCGCCGCCGGCTCGGCCCTGTGCGCGGCAGCGCCGAGCATGACGGTGCTGCTGGCCGGGCGCAGTGTGCAGGGGTTTGGTGGTGGCATCCTGTTCGCTTTGAGCTATGCCCTGATCCGCCTGGTGTTCGATGAAGCGTTGTGGCCCCGAGCCATGGCCATGGTCTCGGGCATGTGGGGCGTCGCCACCCTGTGCGGGCCCGCCATCGGCGGCGTGTTCGCCGAACTCGGCCATTGGCGCTGGGCGTTCTGGTCGTTGTTGCCGGTGGTGGCGCTGCTGGCGCTGATCGTTATCCAGCAACTGCACAGCACCGTCGTCAACCCGGCGGCGCGTTCGCGCCCGCCCTATGGCCTGATCGCCTGCCTGGTCGTGTCGGTGCTGGTGGTCTCGACCGCAAGCCTGTCCAGCCAGTTACTGTGGAACCTGCTCGGAATGGGCGCCGGCGTTGCCATCGCCGTACTGATTGCCCGCCTCGATCGCAACCCCGAGCGTCGCCTGCTGCCCACCGGGGCTTATTCGCTGGGCACTCGCCTGGGCGTGCTGTACGGGATGATGTGCCTGTTGATCACGGCAATGACCACCGAGATTTTCGTGCCCTATTTCCTTCAACAGATCCACGGCCTCGGCCCACTCGCCGCCGGCTACATGACCGCGGCCATGGCGGCTGGCTGGACCCTGGGTGCGCTGTACGGCGCCGGACGCACGGGGGAGTCGGCCGAGCGCCTGATGCGCGCAGGCCCGGCGGTGATCGTCGCGGCCATGCTGGCCCTGGCGCTGACGACCCCCCAAGCGAACTGGCTGCACAGCACTGCCGGCGTGGCGAGTTACTGCCTGGCCCTGGCCGGGGTCGGCCTGGGCATCGGCCTTGGCTGGCCGCACCTACTGGCGCGGGTACTCAGCGCGGCGCGGCCCGGAGAAGAGAACCTGGCCTCGGCCTCGATCACCACCGTGCAACTCTATGCCACGGCCCTGGCGGCTGCCCTGGCCGGGCTGGTCAGTAACGGCGCAGGCCTGGTCGACCCCGGCGGTGCGGTCGGTGCCCAGCATGCCGCCACCTGGCTGTTCGGTGTGTTCGCCCTGGCGCCGGTGCTGACCTTGCTACTGGTCTGGCGCATCACCGGAACACCGACCAAGTCCCTGGCCTGA
- a CDS encoding helix-turn-helix transcriptional regulator — protein MHDSPASLTPTATAERILFLLKTRGPLKTTDLASLLQISFEATRQQLQKLQGADLISGISATASGAGRPSQQWILTEAAQRRFPDTHSVLTLQLIESVEQVFGADGVDQLISRMEASNLKEYQQACSQARNLEDKVRTLVQLREQAGYMARMQACDSGWLIIEHHCPICVAASRCQGFCRSELQIFQAVIGDQAKVERCEHLLSGDRRCVYRVTPEPALTSSAG, from the coding sequence GTGCATGACTCCCCCGCTTCCCTGACCCCGACGGCGACTGCCGAACGCATCCTGTTCCTGCTCAAGACCCGGGGGCCGCTGAAAACCACCGACCTTGCCAGCCTGCTGCAGATCAGTTTCGAGGCCACGCGCCAGCAGCTTCAGAAGCTTCAGGGCGCCGATCTGATCAGCGGCATCAGCGCAACGGCCAGCGGTGCCGGACGGCCTTCGCAACAGTGGATACTCACCGAAGCTGCGCAACGGCGCTTCCCCGACACCCACAGCGTGCTCACGCTGCAACTGATCGAATCCGTCGAGCAGGTGTTCGGCGCCGACGGCGTCGATCAACTGATCAGCCGCATGGAAGCCAGCAATCTCAAGGAATACCAGCAAGCCTGTAGCCAGGCCCGGAACCTGGAAGACAAGGTCCGCACCCTGGTGCAACTGCGCGAACAGGCCGGCTACATGGCCCGGATGCAAGCCTGCGACAGTGGCTGGCTGATCATCGAGCACCACTGCCCGATCTGCGTCGCCGCCAGTCGCTGCCAGGGGTTTTGTCGGTCGGAGCTGCAGATCTTCCAGGCAGTGATCGGCGATCAGGCGAAGGTGGAACGCTGCGAGCACCTGCTCTCGGGTGACCGGCGTTGCGTCTACCGTGTCACCCCTGAGCCCGCCCTTACGTCCAGTGCAGGTTGA
- a CDS encoding DUF2165 family protein, giving the protein MELHTSLWLFQVTLALGLSLWLCIAVLNNLQAFAASVGAVGATMAMAPLKQAPAIDFPLLSRALHSPLAHRLALVMVLVLQGVAAGAALIGSYTLLFDAGLEPARPWLNLALSAMLGFTFSMLLGGLWFGYWIRQEGLQLTHLVLVLWALLAFVVFNLHWT; this is encoded by the coding sequence ATGGAGTTGCACACTTCCCTGTGGCTGTTTCAGGTCACCCTGGCGCTGGGCTTGAGCCTTTGGCTCTGCATCGCTGTACTCAATAACCTCCAGGCCTTTGCGGCCTCTGTCGGTGCAGTGGGGGCGACCATGGCGATGGCCCCCTTGAAGCAGGCGCCGGCCATTGATTTCCCGTTGTTGTCACGGGCGCTGCATTCCCCGCTGGCGCACCGGCTCGCGCTGGTGATGGTGTTGGTGTTGCAGGGGGTCGCTGCGGGGGCGGCGCTGATCGGCAGCTACACCTTGTTGTTCGATGCGGGCCTTGAGCCGGCGCGGCCCTGGCTGAACCTGGCGCTGAGCGCGATGCTCGGCTTCACCTTCAGCATGCTGCTGGGCGGACTGTGGTTCGGCTACTGGATTCGTCAGGAGGGCCTGCAACTCACGCACCTTGTGTTGGTGCTCTGGGCATTGCTGGCCTTTGTGGTGTTCAACCTGCACTGGACGTAA
- a CDS encoding EamA family transporter: MPLKDLLLALVVIIAWGVNFVVIKVGLDGLPPMLLGALRFALVAFPAVLLIKRPQLPWRWLIAYGATISLGQFAFLFEAMGNGMPPGLASLVLQSQAFFTLFFAAIFLGERLRAASVLGLLIAAAGLALIGSENGASVPFFALILTLCAAAMWAMGNIITRRFGNIDLVALVIWGGLIPPLPFLALSWWLEGPELIEGALRGIGWSSILSLAYLAFVATMLGYSLWSYLLSRYPAGKVAPFSLLVPVVGLSSSALLLDERLSPMQGWGALLVMAGLLVNVFGARLWAALRVADRREA, from the coding sequence ATGCCATTAAAGGATTTGCTGTTGGCACTGGTGGTGATCATCGCCTGGGGCGTCAATTTCGTGGTGATCAAGGTGGGCCTGGATGGCCTGCCGCCCATGTTGCTGGGGGCGTTGCGCTTTGCCCTGGTGGCGTTTCCGGCGGTGTTGCTGATCAAGCGCCCGCAGTTGCCGTGGCGCTGGTTGATCGCCTACGGCGCGACCATTTCCCTCGGGCAGTTCGCCTTTCTGTTCGAGGCCATGGGCAATGGCATGCCGCCCGGACTGGCCTCGCTGGTACTGCAGTCGCAGGCGTTCTTCACCCTGTTCTTTGCCGCGATCTTCCTCGGGGAGCGGTTGCGTGCGGCCAGTGTGCTGGGGCTGTTGATCGCCGCGGCAGGGCTGGCCCTGATCGGTAGCGAGAACGGTGCCAGCGTGCCGTTTTTCGCCTTGATCCTGACCTTGTGCGCGGCCGCCATGTGGGCCATGGGCAACATCATCACCCGGCGGTTCGGCAACATCGACCTGGTGGCTCTGGTGATCTGGGGCGGGCTGATTCCGCCGCTGCCGTTCCTGGCGCTGTCGTGGTGGCTGGAAGGGCCGGAGCTGATCGAGGGTGCCCTGCGCGGTATTGGCTGGAGTTCGATCCTGTCGCTGGCCTACCTGGCGTTTGTCGCCACCATGCTGGGCTATAGCTTGTGGAGTTACCTGCTGTCGCGCTACCCGGCCGGCAAGGTGGCGCCGTTCTCGTTGCTGGTCCCGGTCGTGGGCCTGAGTTCTTCGGCATTGCTGCTGGACGAGCGCCTGAGCCCGATGCAGGGTTGGGGGGCGTTGCTGGTGATGGCGGGGCTGCTGGTCAATGTCTTCGGTGCGCGGCTGTGGGCAGCGCTCAGGGTGGCCGACCGACGCGAAGCCTGA
- a CDS encoding FdhF/YdeP family oxidoreductase, whose protein sequence is MSQDEHIKHYNGPAAGWGALKSVTKSWLGSDNAFKNLRAMLKTNQNGGFDCPGCAWGESPESDRVKFCENGAKAVNWESSGRSVGPDFFARYSVSALAEQTDYWLEYQGRLTHPMRYDAATDHYVETSWEEAFALIARHLNALESPDQAEFYTSGRASNEAAFLYQLFVRAFGTNNFPDCSNMCHEASGVGMGEALGVGKGTVVYHDLEQADAIFVIGQNPGTNHPRMLEPLREAVKRGAQVVCFNPLKERGLERFQHPQHPLEMLSNGSRPTNTAYFRPALGGDMAVMRGIAKFLLKWEREAQAKGEPAVFDHAFIAEHTSGLDAYLAEVDATGWSHIVEQSGLSLAELELAAHMYRRAERVIMCWAMGVTQHRHSVPTVQEIINLQLLRGNVGKPGAGLSPVRGHSNVQGDRTMGIDEKPPTGLLDALEQRFAFKVPRAHGHNAVLAIQAMEEKRAKVFVALGGNFAQATPDTPRTHAALRNCELTVHIATKLNRSHLVTGRDALILPCLGRTEVDVQAEGPQGVTVEDTFSMVHVSYGQLKPHSPLLRSEPWIVAGMAKATLGDRPIDWDWAVADYSRIRDLIADTLPGFEDFNARLQHPGGFHLSNAAAARQWKTASGKAQFSPSALPAQLVNEAVLARGDRPDLILQTLRSHDQYNTTLYGLDDRYRGVFGLREVVFANEQDIRRLGFTPNQKVDLVSLWEDGRERRVSGFTLVAYDIPVGQAAAYYPETNPLVPLESYGDRTYTPTSKFIAIKLERARPDNRIPSTKR, encoded by the coding sequence ATGAGTCAAGACGAACACATCAAACACTATAATGGCCCGGCCGCTGGCTGGGGCGCGCTCAAAAGCGTGACCAAGAGCTGGCTGGGCAGTGACAACGCGTTCAAGAACCTGCGGGCCATGCTCAAGACCAACCAGAATGGCGGTTTCGACTGCCCGGGTTGCGCCTGGGGCGAGTCGCCTGAAAGCGACAGGGTCAAGTTTTGCGAAAACGGCGCCAAGGCGGTGAACTGGGAGTCCAGCGGACGCTCCGTAGGCCCGGACTTTTTCGCCCGCTACAGCGTCAGCGCCCTGGCCGAACAGACCGACTACTGGCTTGAGTACCAGGGGCGACTCACGCACCCGATGCGCTACGACGCGGCCACTGACCACTATGTCGAGACCTCGTGGGAGGAAGCATTCGCGCTGATCGCCCGGCACCTCAACGCACTGGAATCGCCCGATCAGGCCGAGTTCTACACCTCGGGCAGGGCCAGCAACGAGGCGGCGTTTCTGTACCAGCTGTTCGTGCGGGCGTTCGGTACCAACAATTTTCCCGACTGCTCGAACATGTGCCATGAGGCCAGCGGGGTAGGGATGGGCGAGGCCCTCGGGGTGGGCAAGGGCACGGTGGTGTACCACGACCTGGAACAGGCTGATGCGATCTTCGTCATCGGCCAGAACCCGGGCACCAATCACCCGCGGATGCTGGAGCCCCTGCGAGAGGCGGTCAAACGCGGCGCCCAGGTGGTGTGCTTCAACCCCCTCAAGGAGCGCGGCCTGGAACGTTTCCAGCACCCGCAGCATCCGCTGGAAATGCTCAGCAATGGCTCACGGCCGACCAACACGGCGTACTTTCGTCCGGCCCTGGGCGGTGACATGGCCGTGATGCGCGGCATCGCCAAGTTCTTGCTCAAGTGGGAGCGCGAAGCCCAGGCCAAGGGCGAGCCGGCGGTGTTCGATCACGCCTTCATTGCCGAGCACACCTCGGGCCTGGACGCCTACCTGGCTGAAGTCGATGCCACCGGCTGGTCGCACATTGTCGAGCAGTCGGGCCTGAGCCTGGCCGAGCTCGAGCTGGCGGCGCACATGTACCGGCGTGCCGAACGGGTGATCATGTGCTGGGCGATGGGGGTGACCCAGCACCGGCATTCAGTGCCGACGGTGCAGGAAATCATCAACCTGCAATTGCTGCGCGGCAACGTCGGCAAGCCGGGTGCGGGGCTGTCGCCGGTGCGTGGCCACAGTAATGTTCAGGGTGACCGCACCATGGGCATCGACGAGAAGCCGCCCACCGGGTTGCTCGATGCACTGGAACAACGCTTTGCGTTCAAGGTGCCGCGTGCCCATGGGCACAACGCGGTGCTGGCGATCCAGGCCATGGAGGAAAAACGCGCCAAGGTATTCGTTGCCCTGGGCGGCAACTTCGCCCAGGCCACCCCCGACACCCCGCGTACCCATGCGGCGTTGCGCAACTGCGAGCTGACGGTACACATCGCCACCAAACTCAACCGCTCGCACCTGGTCACCGGGCGTGATGCATTGATCCTGCCTTGCCTGGGCCGTACTGAAGTCGATGTGCAGGCCGAGGGCCCGCAGGGCGTCACCGTGGAAGACACCTTCAGCATGGTGCATGTGTCCTATGGCCAGTTGAAGCCGCATTCGCCGTTGTTGCGTTCCGAGCCGTGGATCGTCGCCGGCATGGCCAAGGCCACCCTGGGCGACCGGCCTATCGACTGGGACTGGGCCGTGGCCGATTACAGTCGTATCCGCGACCTGATCGCCGACACCTTGCCGGGATTCGAGGATTTCAATGCCCGCTTGCAGCACCCGGGTGGCTTTCACCTGAGCAATGCGGCGGCGGCAAGGCAGTGGAAGACGGCATCGGGCAAGGCGCAATTCAGCCCCAGTGCGTTGCCCGCGCAATTGGTCAATGAGGCGGTGCTGGCGCGCGGCGACAGGCCCGACCTGATCCTGCAGACCCTGCGCTCCCACGATCAGTACAACACCACGCTGTACGGCCTGGATGATCGCTACCGCGGGGTGTTCGGCCTGCGTGAAGTGGTGTTCGCCAATGAGCAGGACATCCGCCGCCTGGGCTTCACGCCGAACCAGAAGGTGGACCTGGTCTCGCTCTGGGAGGATGGGCGCGAGCGCCGGGTCAGCGGCTTTACCCTGGTGGCCTACGACATTCCCGTCGGGCAGGCGGCGGCCTACTACCCGGAAACCAACCCGCTGGTGCCACTGGAAAGCTACGGCGACCGAACCTACACGCCGACGTCCAAATTCATCGCCATCAAGCTGGAGCGCGCGCGGCCAGACAACCGCATTCCCTCGACGAAGCGCTAG